From Granulicella sp. WH15, the proteins below share one genomic window:
- a CDS encoding DUF2752 domain-containing protein yields MPHAKRPAPHEVPPARRKGALAVAFFSLAALALLYRYPPASTPIYPPCPIHALTGLLCPGCGATRSLAALLHGHLQQAFHLNALFVILLPLVLTYAACAYTQQRWPRVPTPGMTALYAAAIIFTILRNTVV; encoded by the coding sequence TTGCCTCACGCGAAGCGTCCAGCACCGCACGAAGTGCCGCCCGCCCGGCGTAAGGGCGCACTTGCTGTTGCTTTTTTCTCACTAGCAGCGCTCGCACTGCTCTATCGCTATCCCCCGGCCAGCACACCTATCTACCCACCGTGCCCCATCCACGCCCTCACTGGCCTGCTCTGTCCCGGCTGCGGAGCCACCCGCTCCCTGGCCGCACTCCTCCACGGTCATCTCCAGCAGGCGTTCCATCTCAACGCGCTCTTCGTCATTCTTCTGCCGCTGGTCCTCACCTACGCTGCCTGTGCCTACACCCAACAACGCTGGCCCAGAGTTCCCACTCCAGGGATGACAGCCCTCTACGCCGCAGCCATCATCTTCACCATCCTGCGCAACACCGTCGTCTAA
- a CDS encoding DUF4339 domain-containing protein, producing the protein MHYQISRNGQQYGPYTLEDLKRYLATGNVQPTDLVKNEDMPEWIPVSQLLAAEPQTAQPQPQSQFQPQAQSAPFEPTPAYSQPAPSVMVDQYPDPPNLNWGLVLLFDLVTCSLFQYVWNLIVAAWTRRVQPNSTALFYYIGADLLYLVYMAVTFVTGFSSAIFMARSGVVYHHSSGEYAMRGFIGLAFWVLKLIARFQHRESLLEHFNGPEPIGLRLSGVMTFFFGGLYFQYHLNRINALKAAARFGAPRY; encoded by the coding sequence ATGCACTACCAGATCTCACGCAACGGCCAGCAGTACGGACCCTACACCCTTGAAGATCTCAAGCGTTACCTGGCTACCGGCAACGTTCAGCCCACCGATCTGGTGAAGAACGAAGATATGCCCGAGTGGATTCCGGTCTCTCAGCTCCTGGCCGCCGAACCCCAGACGGCGCAACCCCAGCCCCAGTCCCAGTTTCAGCCTCAAGCCCAGTCTGCACCCTTCGAGCCCACTCCTGCTTACTCCCAACCCGCCCCGTCGGTCATGGTCGATCAGTACCCCGACCCGCCCAACCTGAACTGGGGCCTGGTCCTGCTCTTCGACCTCGTCACCTGCTCGCTCTTTCAGTACGTCTGGAACCTCATCGTCGCTGCCTGGACCCGCCGCGTCCAACCCAACAGCACCGCACTCTTTTACTACATCGGCGCGGACCTGCTCTATCTCGTTTACATGGCCGTCACCTTCGTCACGGGCTTCAGCAGCGCCATCTTCATGGCGCGCTCTGGTGTCGTCTACCACCACAGCTCCGGCGAGTATGCCATGCGCGGCTTCATCGGCCTCGCTTTCTGGGTGCTCAAGCTGATCGCCCGCTTCCAGCACCGCGAGTCGCTGCTCGAACACTTCAACGGCCCTGAGCCGATCGGCCTGCGCCTCTCGGGGGTGATGACCTTCTTCTTCGGCGGCCTCTACTTCCAGTACCATCTCAACCGTATCAACGCCCTGAAGGCAGCGGCCCGGTTCGGTGCTCCGCGCTACTAG